A region of Piscinibacter gummiphilus DNA encodes the following proteins:
- a CDS encoding protein-disulfide reductase DsbD family protein — translation MFRSWRLLLNLLPALLPACAGAQSTVVTTEHVRAELLAHAPEGVAPGKPLWLGLSIDHQPKWHTYWKNPGDSGLPTTFKWTLPEGVQAGPIEWPVPLPLPFGPLMNHGYDGQVLLPVAVTLAPGTGDVEVALRADWLVCKDVCIPESGEFRLRLAAGTVIDAQAKRFQAARAEAPVEPPGAKGSARVDGEVLAVDVDGLPASAQGRTLRFFPELGGVVDPAAPVEQRWDGGRWVARVPLSPQRSESPETLAVVLADAARPGGWRVGVPVAGPWPAPGAPSPAVEPLPVPEPPASLAASMGLALLGGLLLNLMPCVFPILSLKVLGFAKAGQDRRVLAAQGLAYTAGVVASFLALAGLLLALRAGGEALGWGFQLQSPLFVAGLAVVFTLIGLNLAGVFEFGSVLPGSLASLRLHHPLADQALTGVLAVAVASPCTAPFMGVALGAALTLPTVEALAVFAALGVGMALPYLAASLVPAVARALPRPGAWMARFKVAMAFPMFATVVWLVWVLGQQAGIDGAAGLLAVLVAVAFVMWALGSPGIGARGRVVLGAVAVPVLVVAVLWAWPGLDDARAPRAAVPEASADWQAWSPEAVAAAQAEGRPVFVDFTAAWCVTCQFNKRTALADPAVLAQARGAGVLLLRADWTRRDPVITRELTRLGRSGVPVYALYARPDQPPRLLPEVLRAADVREALAGIPTARDGGPTSRSPS, via the coding sequence ATGTTCCGTTCGTGGCGTCTCCTGCTCAACCTCCTGCCGGCGCTGCTGCCGGCGTGCGCCGGCGCGCAATCCACGGTGGTCACCACCGAGCATGTGCGCGCCGAACTGCTGGCCCACGCCCCCGAGGGCGTGGCGCCGGGCAAGCCGCTGTGGCTCGGCCTGTCCATCGACCACCAGCCGAAGTGGCACACCTACTGGAAGAACCCCGGCGACTCGGGCCTGCCCACCACGTTCAAGTGGACGCTGCCCGAGGGCGTCCAGGCCGGCCCCATCGAGTGGCCGGTGCCGTTGCCGTTGCCATTCGGCCCGCTGATGAACCACGGCTACGACGGCCAGGTGCTGCTGCCCGTGGCGGTGACGCTCGCCCCGGGCACGGGCGACGTCGAGGTGGCCCTGCGGGCCGATTGGCTCGTGTGCAAGGACGTCTGCATTCCGGAATCGGGTGAGTTCCGCCTGCGGCTGGCGGCCGGCACGGTGATCGATGCCCAGGCGAAACGCTTCCAGGCAGCGCGGGCCGAGGCCCCGGTGGAACCGCCGGGGGCGAAGGGCTCGGCACGGGTCGACGGCGAGGTGCTGGCGGTCGACGTCGACGGCCTCCCGGCCTCGGCACAAGGCAGGACGCTGCGCTTCTTCCCCGAACTGGGCGGCGTGGTCGACCCGGCCGCGCCGGTCGAGCAGCGCTGGGACGGCGGCCGCTGGGTCGCCCGCGTGCCGCTGTCACCGCAGCGCTCCGAAAGCCCCGAGACACTGGCCGTCGTGCTGGCCGATGCCGCGCGGCCAGGCGGCTGGCGCGTGGGCGTGCCGGTGGCAGGACCTTGGCCGGCGCCTGGTGCCCCGTCGCCCGCGGTCGAACCCTTGCCGGTGCCTGAACCGCCCGCATCCCTCGCGGCATCGATGGGCCTCGCGCTGCTCGGCGGCCTGCTGCTGAACCTGATGCCCTGCGTGTTCCCGATCCTGTCGCTGAAGGTGCTCGGTTTCGCCAAGGCCGGCCAGGACCGCCGCGTGCTCGCCGCCCAGGGCCTCGCGTACACCGCGGGCGTGGTGGCCTCCTTCCTCGCGCTGGCCGGGCTGCTGCTGGCGCTGCGCGCCGGCGGCGAGGCGCTCGGCTGGGGCTTCCAGCTGCAGTCGCCGCTGTTCGTGGCGGGGCTGGCCGTGGTGTTCACGCTGATCGGGCTGAACCTGGCCGGGGTCTTCGAGTTCGGCTCGGTGCTGCCCGGCAGCCTCGCATCGCTCCGGCTGCACCACCCGCTGGCCGACCAGGCGCTGACCGGCGTGCTCGCGGTGGCGGTCGCGTCGCCGTGCACCGCGCCGTTCATGGGCGTGGCCCTGGGAGCCGCGCTGACCCTGCCCACGGTCGAGGCGCTGGCCGTGTTCGCCGCGCTCGGTGTCGGCATGGCCCTGCCGTACCTCGCCGCGAGCCTCGTGCCCGCCGTCGCCCGCGCACTGCCTCGGCCGGGCGCGTGGATGGCGCGGTTCAAGGTCGCGATGGCGTTCCCGATGTTCGCCACCGTCGTGTGGCTCGTGTGGGTGCTGGGCCAGCAGGCGGGCATCGACGGCGCGGCGGGGCTGCTCGCGGTGCTGGTGGCGGTGGCCTTCGTGATGTGGGCGCTGGGCTCGCCGGGCATCGGCGCGCGCGGGCGGGTGGTGCTGGGCGCGGTGGCCGTGCCGGTGCTGGTGGTCGCCGTGCTGTGGGCCTGGCCCGGCCTCGACGACGCGCGGGCGCCCCGGGCCGCCGTGCCGGAGGCCTCGGCCGACTGGCAGGCCTGGAGCCCCGAGGCCGTGGCCGCCGCCCAGGCCGAGGGCCGGCCCGTGTTCGTCGACTTCACCGCGGCCTGGTGCGTGACCTGCCAGTTCAACAAGCGCACCGCGCTCGCCGACCCCGCCGTGCTGGCGCAGGCGCGCGGTGCCGGCGTGCTGCTGCTGCGCGCCGACTGGACGCGCCGGGACCCCGTCATCACCCGCGAACTCACGCGACTCGGCCGCAGCGGCGTGCCGGTGTACGCGCTCTACGCCCGGCCGGACCAGCCGCCGCGCCTGCTGCCGGAAGTGCTCCGTGCAGCCGACGTGCGGGAGGCCCTGGCCGGAATCCCCACCGCCCGCGACGGCGGGCCGACCTCAAGGAGCCCTTCATGA
- a CDS encoding ZIP family metal transporter, which translates to MTLLYILVATFAGGLLSVVIAASLTVGVLSKVVHHLVSLSTGVLLGTALLHVLPEAFESSASPHSLFLTLLAGLLFFFLLEKAELYRHGHHHENDHHHHHHGFDRHQAGRGGWSVLVGDSIHNFCDGIIIAAAFLTDWHLGVVTAAAIIAHEIPQEVGDYIVLLNAGLSRKKALLYNAASGLAAVLGGIVGYFVVGPWEQLFPYMLVVASSSFIYVAVADLIPQLQHRLPLRETLAQIAWLAVGLTITMLIVGSLHSGHGHAH; encoded by the coding sequence ATGACGCTCTTGTACATCCTGGTGGCCACCTTCGCGGGTGGGCTGCTGTCGGTCGTGATCGCGGCCAGCCTCACCGTCGGCGTGTTGTCGAAGGTGGTGCACCACCTCGTGAGCCTGTCCACCGGCGTGCTGCTCGGCACCGCGCTGCTGCACGTGCTGCCCGAGGCCTTCGAGAGCAGCGCCAGCCCGCATTCGCTGTTCCTCACGCTGCTGGCCGGCCTGCTGTTCTTCTTCCTGCTGGAGAAGGCCGAGCTGTACCGCCACGGCCACCACCACGAGAACGACCACCACCATCACCACCACGGCTTCGACCGCCACCAGGCGGGGCGCGGCGGCTGGAGCGTGCTGGTGGGCGACAGCATCCACAACTTCTGCGACGGCATCATCATCGCGGCGGCCTTCCTGACCGACTGGCACCTGGGCGTCGTCACCGCGGCGGCCATCATCGCCCACGAGATCCCGCAGGAGGTGGGCGACTACATCGTGCTGCTCAACGCCGGCCTGTCGCGCAAGAAGGCACTGCTCTACAACGCGGCCTCCGGCCTCGCGGCGGTGCTGGGCGGCATCGTGGGCTACTTCGTCGTGGGCCCGTGGGAGCAGCTGTTCCCGTACATGCTCGTCGTCGCCTCCAGCAGCTTCATCTACGTGGCCGTGGCCGACCTGATCCCGCAGCTGCAGCACCGGCTGCCGCTGCGCGAGACGCTCGCGCAGATCGCGTGGCTGGCGGTGGGCCTGACCATCACGATGCTGATCGTGGGGTCGTTGCATTCCGGGCACGGGCACGCCCACTAA
- a CDS encoding dienelactone hydrolase family protein gives MSRSEFDSLTPTRDFTRRSFVQTAVGSGFAAAVLPVSAQTITTDTAGLTAGVVNIPVGGSSIPAYRAAPAGKTGLPVILVLSEIFGVHEHIADVARRFAKLGYLAIAPELFIRQGDAKAYTDIPKLLSEVIAKVPDEQVMADLDASVAWAKANGGDTSRLGVTGFCWGGRQVWLYAAHNPAVKASVAWYGKLVGESTPLSPKQPVDVAGKLGGPVLGLYGGADAGIPLDSVDKMKAALASGSPAAKKSEFVVYPDTPHAFHADYRPSYRKEAAEDGWKRATAWFKANGVA, from the coding sequence ATGAGCCGTTCCGAGTTCGACAGCCTCACCCCCACCCGCGACTTCACCCGCCGCAGCTTCGTCCAGACGGCGGTGGGCTCGGGGTTCGCCGCCGCCGTGCTGCCGGTCAGCGCGCAGACCATCACCACCGACACGGCCGGCCTGACCGCCGGCGTCGTGAACATCCCCGTGGGCGGCAGCAGCATCCCTGCCTACCGTGCGGCGCCCGCCGGCAAGACCGGGCTGCCGGTCATCCTCGTGCTGTCGGAGATCTTCGGCGTGCACGAGCACATCGCCGACGTGGCCCGGCGCTTCGCCAAGCTCGGGTACCTCGCGATCGCCCCCGAGCTGTTCATCCGCCAGGGTGATGCCAAGGCGTACACCGACATCCCGAAGCTGCTGTCCGAGGTGATCGCGAAGGTGCCCGACGAGCAGGTGATGGCCGACCTCGACGCGTCGGTGGCGTGGGCCAAGGCCAACGGCGGCGACACGTCGCGCCTGGGCGTGACCGGCTTCTGCTGGGGCGGGCGCCAGGTGTGGCTGTATGCCGCCCACAACCCCGCCGTGAAGGCGTCGGTGGCCTGGTACGGCAAGCTGGTCGGCGAATCGACGCCGCTCTCGCCGAAACAGCCGGTGGACGTGGCCGGCAAGCTGGGTGGCCCCGTGCTGGGTCTCTATGGCGGCGCCGATGCAGGCATTCCGCTTGACAGCGTTGATAAGATGAAGGCGGCCCTGGCCTCGGGCAGCCCGGCGGCGAAGAAATCGGAGTTCGTCGTGTACCCCGACACCCCGCACGCCTTCCACGCCGACTACCGCCCCAGCTACCGCAAGGAAGCGGCCGAGGACGGCTGGAAACGGGCAACCGCCTGGTTCAAGGCCAACGGGGTGGCCTGA
- the ppx gene encoding exopolyphosphatase, whose translation MSSPRPSVSPSDLAAIDIGSNSFRLEIGQITPGRYKRVEYLKETVRLGAGLDTDGMLTEEAAARGLACLSRFAQRLAGYAPGQVRAVATQTLREARNRDLFLARAQTVLGHPIEVISGREEARLIYAGVARLQPSEQPRLVIDIGGRSTEMILGCGRTPQRAESFQVGSVSLSLRFFPDGKFTEQAFRNAQIAAGAEFEEALAPFARSLWTEALGSSGTAGAVSQLLQANGITDGAITPDGLRWCIAQCLKAGRADRLALTGLKDDRRAVLGGGLAILYTLATHFGIDALQPARGALRQGVIFDLDERREGSQAGARSHDMREASVQELQRRFEVDTAQAQRVASVASTLFGQVEPAADTARVRQLAWACALHEIGMMVSHHDHHRHSAYLLGHADAAGFSQSEQRRLAELVLAQRGGLRKVEPQLGDESFAWQVMCLRLAIIGCHARQAVDPARVTLSRKDKVAVLTVPSTWTDTHPRTLYLLDEETAVWERSGMLRLQVRR comes from the coding sequence ATGAGTTCCCCGCGCCCCTCCGTGTCCCCCTCCGACCTGGCCGCCATCGACATCGGCTCCAACAGTTTCCGCCTCGAGATCGGCCAGATCACCCCGGGGCGCTACAAGCGCGTCGAGTACCTGAAGGAAACCGTGCGCCTGGGCGCCGGCCTCGACACCGACGGCATGCTCACGGAAGAAGCGGCCGCCCGCGGCCTCGCCTGCCTCTCGCGGTTCGCCCAGCGGCTGGCCGGCTACGCGCCGGGCCAGGTGCGCGCCGTGGCCACGCAGACGCTGCGCGAGGCCCGCAACCGCGACCTGTTCCTCGCCCGCGCGCAGACCGTGCTGGGCCACCCCATCGAGGTCATCTCCGGCCGCGAGGAAGCGCGCCTGATCTACGCCGGCGTCGCCCGCCTGCAGCCCTCCGAGCAGCCCCGCCTCGTGATCGACATCGGCGGCCGCTCCACCGAGATGATCCTCGGCTGCGGGCGCACGCCGCAGCGCGCCGAGTCGTTCCAGGTGGGCAGCGTGAGCCTGTCGCTGCGCTTCTTCCCCGACGGCAAGTTCACCGAACAGGCCTTCCGCAACGCCCAGATCGCCGCCGGCGCCGAGTTCGAGGAGGCCCTGGCGCCCTTCGCCCGCTCGCTGTGGACCGAGGCGCTCGGCTCGTCCGGCACGGCCGGGGCCGTGTCGCAGCTGCTGCAGGCCAACGGGATCACCGACGGCGCCATCACGCCCGATGGCCTGCGCTGGTGCATCGCGCAGTGCCTGAAGGCCGGCCGCGCCGACCGCCTCGCCCTCACGGGCCTGAAGGACGACCGCCGCGCCGTGCTCGGCGGTGGCCTCGCGATCCTCTACACCCTCGCCACGCACTTCGGCATCGACGCGCTGCAGCCGGCGCGCGGCGCGCTGCGCCAGGGCGTGATCTTCGACCTCGACGAACGCCGCGAAGGCTCGCAGGCCGGCGCCCGCAGCCACGACATGCGCGAGGCCTCCGTGCAGGAACTGCAGCGCCGCTTCGAGGTGGACACCGCCCAGGCCCAGCGCGTGGCCTCGGTGGCGTCCACGCTGTTCGGCCAGGTGGAGCCCGCGGCCGACACGGCCCGCGTGCGCCAGCTCGCCTGGGCCTGCGCGCTGCACGAGATCGGCATGATGGTCTCGCACCACGACCACCACCGCCACAGCGCCTACCTGCTGGGCCACGCCGACGCGGCGGGCTTCTCGCAGTCCGAGCAGCGCCGGCTCGCGGAACTCGTGCTCGCGCAGCGCGGTGGCCTGCGCAAGGTCGAGCCGCAGCTGGGCGACGAATCGTTCGCCTGGCAGGTGATGTGCCTGCGCCTGGCCATCATCGGCTGCCACGCCCGCCAGGCGGTGGACCCGGCGCGTGTCACGCTGTCCCGCAAGGACAAGGTCGCGGTGCTGACCGTGCCGTCGACCTGGACCGACACCCACCCCCGCACGCTGTACCTGCTCGACGAGGAAACCGCGGTGTGGGAACGCAGCGGCATGCTGCGGCTGCAGGTGCGGCGCTGA
- a CDS encoding mechanosensitive ion channel family protein, which translates to MRHLPFVTVLVWLFWCGAPLAQPAVPASAPASAPATPPAGPGGDEAVVSLLNRPIAVFRAPFFGIAPAERARRTQRMLTELLDRGGPGQVTVQQDPLGSVLLIDGTFAMVLTEQDVDAVRRETLPGITAAAERSLAQVISETRESRDRGRLLRAVAWSALATLAFGLAAWIVWRLRGRVAARAARLLATRAAGVRVAGAPLVALPRLRAVTHWAFGVVSWLLLALFSYQWLVFVLTQFPVTRAWGERLGHFLVGVAAQLGHGMLRAVPDLIVAALIFLIAKLIVDALGPIFDRVAQGGSATRWLDRDTVGPTRRIVAVAIWLFAGVMAYPYLPGSDSDAFKGVSVLVGVMITLGGSSLIGQGASGLILMYSRTLRVGEYVRISDQEGTVTELGAFTTKIRTGLGEEVTVPNAVVLGTTTKNYSRAVKGRGWVLDTTVTIGYDTPWRQVQSLLLAAASRTDGILADPEPRVFQTALSDFYVEYRLVTQAVPELPRPRAEVLSVLHAHVLDVFAEAGVQIMSPHYLGDPADAKVPPPAR; encoded by the coding sequence ATGCGGCATCTTCCGTTCGTCACCGTGCTGGTCTGGCTGTTCTGGTGCGGAGCGCCGCTGGCGCAGCCTGCGGTGCCGGCCAGCGCGCCGGCCAGCGCACCGGCCACCCCACCCGCGGGGCCGGGAGGCGACGAGGCCGTGGTCTCGCTGCTCAACCGGCCCATCGCCGTGTTCCGCGCGCCGTTCTTCGGCATCGCTCCCGCCGAGCGCGCCCGGCGCACCCAACGCATGCTGACCGAGCTGCTCGACCGGGGTGGTCCGGGCCAGGTGACCGTCCAGCAGGATCCGCTCGGCAGCGTGCTCTTGATCGACGGCACCTTCGCGATGGTGCTCACCGAGCAGGACGTCGACGCGGTCCGCCGCGAGACGCTGCCCGGCATCACCGCGGCGGCGGAACGGTCGCTCGCCCAGGTCATCTCCGAGACGCGGGAGTCGCGCGACCGCGGTCGCCTGCTGCGCGCGGTGGCGTGGTCGGCGCTGGCGACACTCGCGTTCGGCCTCGCCGCATGGATCGTCTGGCGGCTTCGCGGGCGCGTGGCCGCGCGGGCGGCTCGCCTGCTGGCCACCCGCGCGGCCGGCGTGCGGGTGGCGGGGGCGCCGCTCGTGGCCCTGCCGCGCCTGCGGGCCGTCACGCACTGGGCCTTCGGGGTCGTGTCGTGGCTGCTGCTGGCGCTGTTCAGCTACCAGTGGCTCGTGTTCGTGCTCACGCAGTTTCCGGTCACGCGGGCCTGGGGCGAACGCCTCGGCCATTTCCTCGTCGGGGTGGCGGCGCAGCTGGGCCACGGGATGCTGCGGGCGGTTCCCGACCTCATCGTCGCGGCGCTGATCTTCCTGATCGCCAAGCTGATCGTGGACGCCCTCGGCCCCATCTTCGACCGCGTCGCGCAGGGCGGGTCCGCCACGCGCTGGCTCGACCGCGACACCGTCGGCCCCACCCGGCGCATCGTCGCGGTGGCCATCTGGCTGTTCGCGGGCGTGATGGCCTATCCCTACCTGCCCGGCTCGGACAGCGATGCGTTCAAGGGGGTGTCGGTGCTCGTGGGGGTGATGATCACGCTGGGCGGATCGAGCCTCATCGGACAGGGCGCGAGCGGGCTGATCCTGATGTACTCGCGCACGCTGCGCGTCGGCGAGTACGTGCGGATCAGCGACCAGGAGGGCACGGTGACCGAGTTGGGGGCGTTCACCACGAAGATCCGCACCGGCCTCGGCGAGGAGGTGACAGTGCCGAACGCCGTGGTGCTCGGCACCACCACGAAGAACTACTCGCGTGCGGTGAAGGGCCGCGGCTGGGTGCTCGACACCACGGTGACCATCGGCTACGACACGCCGTGGCGCCAGGTGCAGTCGCTGCTGCTGGCGGCGGCGTCACGCACCGACGGGATCCTGGCCGACCCCGAGCCGCGGGTGTTCCAGACCGCGCTGTCGGACTTCTATGTGGAGTACCGCCTCGTGACCCAGGCCGTGCCCGAACTGCCGCGTCCGCGCGCCGAGGTGCTGAGCGTGCTGCACGCCCACGTGCTGGACGTGTTCGCCGAGGCCGGCGTGCAGATCATGTCGCCGCACTACCTCGGTGACCCGGCGGATGCGAAGGTGCCGCCACCGGCCCGCTGA
- a CDS encoding NAD(P)/FAD-dependent oxidoreductase — translation MTFDVLVVGGSFAGLSAAMQLARARRPVCVVDAGAPRNRFAEASHGFFAQDGVPPFELLEQARGKLRAYPSVTFVDAFATSARADGGGFVLGLDGHAPLRARKLVLAHGVRDVLPEIGGLAERWGRTVLHCPYCHGYEVAGRTLGVLSTSPMSAHHAALVADWGPVTLLLDGPDTLSDEDRALLRRRNVAVATGRVVALEGDAPALTAAVLDNGRRVPLEALFIGPRTVPASPLADQLGCAFDEGMAGSAIRVDEMKQTTVPGVFAAGDAARGMHNATFASADGVMAGVAAHRSLVFDL, via the coding sequence ATGACGTTTGACGTGCTGGTGGTCGGCGGCAGCTTCGCCGGCCTGTCGGCGGCGATGCAACTCGCCCGCGCCCGCCGCCCCGTGTGCGTGGTGGACGCCGGCGCGCCGCGCAATCGCTTCGCCGAAGCGTCGCACGGCTTCTTCGCGCAGGACGGCGTGCCGCCGTTCGAGCTGCTCGAGCAGGCGCGCGGGAAGCTCCGTGCATACCCGTCCGTGACCTTCGTCGACGCGTTCGCCACGTCGGCCCGTGCGGACGGCGGCGGCTTCGTGCTGGGACTCGACGGGCATGCCCCGCTGAGGGCGCGCAAGTTGGTGCTGGCCCACGGTGTGCGCGATGTGCTGCCCGAGATCGGTGGGCTCGCCGAACGCTGGGGCCGCACCGTGCTGCACTGTCCGTACTGCCACGGGTACGAGGTGGCGGGGCGGACGCTCGGCGTGCTGTCGACGTCTCCGATGTCGGCGCACCACGCCGCGCTGGTGGCGGACTGGGGGCCGGTCACGCTGCTGCTGGACGGGCCGGACACCCTGTCCGACGAGGACCGGGCCCTGTTGCGGCGGCGGAACGTGGCGGTGGCGACCGGGCGCGTGGTCGCGCTGGAAGGTGACGCCCCGGCCTTGACCGCCGCCGTGCTGGACAACGGGCGCAGGGTGCCGCTGGAGGCGCTGTTCATCGGCCCGCGCACCGTCCCGGCCAGCCCGCTCGCCGACCAGCTGGGCTGTGCCTTCGACGAGGGCATGGCCGGCTCGGCGATCCGGGTCGACGAGATGAAGCAGACCACCGTGCCGGGCGTGTTCGCGGCCGGCGATGCGGCGCGGGGCATGCACAACGCCACCTTCGCGTCGGCCGACGGCGTGATGGCCGGCGTGGCGGCGCACCGCTCCCTCGTGTTCGACCTCTGA
- a CDS encoding Rrf2 family transcriptional regulator, whose protein sequence is MKRDSKLSGVLHVLLHMAESEHPATSESLAAAMHTNPVVVRRLMGGLREAGFVASARGHGGGWVLSCPLSAISLRDIHEAVGAPALLAVGHRTESPGCLVEQAVNAALGGAYRDAEALLLERLGEVTLADLSEDFHQRLVRGGHTLEDMTHDV, encoded by the coding sequence ATGAAACGAGACAGCAAGTTGTCGGGCGTCCTGCACGTCCTCCTCCACATGGCCGAGTCCGAGCACCCCGCCACGTCCGAGTCGCTCGCCGCGGCGATGCACACGAACCCCGTCGTCGTGCGGCGCCTGATGGGCGGGTTGCGCGAAGCCGGGTTCGTGGCGTCGGCCAGGGGCCATGGCGGGGGCTGGGTGCTCTCGTGCCCGCTCTCGGCCATCAGCCTGCGCGACATCCACGAGGCCGTGGGCGCGCCCGCGCTGCTGGCCGTGGGCCACCGCACCGAAAGCCCGGGGTGTCTCGTCGAGCAGGCGGTCAACGCCGCGCTCGGCGGCGCCTACCGCGACGCCGAGGCCCTGCTGCTCGAACGCCTCGGCGAGGTCACGCTCGCCGACCTTTCCGAAGACTTCCACCAGCGCCTCGTGCGCGGTGGCCACACCCTGGAGGACATGACCCATGACGTTTGA
- a CDS encoding YitT family protein, with translation MNDTVERHSRAEDVQALLSGTLLIALGVAMFTHTGLLTGGTAGLAFLLHYATGIAFGKLFFLINLPFYWIAWKRMGRVFTFKTFAAVALLSLFTELQPHVVRFDALHPLYAAVAGGLLCGTGFLILFRHQASLGGFGIVALLLQQDRGWRAGKVQMVVDGVLVAAALFVVAPERIAYSLVGAVVLNMTLAVNHRPGRYIAM, from the coding sequence ATGAACGACACCGTCGAACGCCATTCCCGCGCCGAGGACGTGCAGGCCCTGCTGTCCGGCACGCTGCTGATCGCCCTCGGGGTCGCGATGTTCACGCACACCGGGCTGCTGACCGGCGGCACCGCGGGCCTCGCGTTCCTGCTGCACTACGCCACCGGCATCGCGTTCGGGAAGCTCTTCTTCCTGATCAACCTGCCCTTCTACTGGATCGCCTGGAAGCGCATGGGCCGCGTGTTCACGTTCAAGACCTTCGCGGCCGTGGCGCTGCTGTCGCTCTTCACGGAACTGCAGCCGCACGTCGTGCGCTTCGATGCGCTGCACCCGCTGTACGCGGCGGTGGCGGGCGGCCTGCTGTGCGGCACCGGCTTCCTGATCCTGTTCCGCCACCAGGCGAGCCTGGGCGGCTTCGGCATCGTCGCGCTGCTGCTGCAGCAGGACCGCGGCTGGCGTGCCGGCAAGGTCCAGATGGTGGTCGACGGCGTGCTCGTGGCCGCCGCCCTCTTCGTCGTGGCGCCGGAGCGCATCGCGTACTCGCTCGTGGGCGCGGTGGTGCTGAACATGACCCTGGCGGTCAATCACCGGCCCGGACGCTACATCGCGATGTAA
- a CDS encoding DJ-1/PfpI family protein, whose product MTLTIGIHVFDQVEVLDFAGPYEVFTCASRLHRRTHDEDLFRVLTIARSADPVRARAGLPVLPDSTFDTHPPLELVIVPGGVVTAELEQPAVIDWVRRVAGATKLTASVCTGAFLLAKAGVLDGKAATTHWEDVDDLRAMFPGLDVRTGVRWVDEGAVVSSAGISAGIDMSLHLVERLAGRALAERTARQLDFDWTENG is encoded by the coding sequence ATGACCCTCACCATCGGCATCCACGTCTTCGACCAGGTCGAAGTGCTCGACTTCGCGGGCCCCTACGAGGTCTTCACGTGCGCCTCGCGCCTGCACCGGCGCACCCACGACGAGGACCTGTTCCGCGTGCTGACCATCGCCCGCTCGGCCGACCCGGTGCGCGCCCGCGCCGGCCTGCCCGTGCTGCCCGACAGCACCTTCGACACCCACCCGCCGCTCGAGCTCGTCATCGTGCCGGGCGGCGTGGTGACGGCCGAGCTGGAACAGCCCGCGGTGATCGACTGGGTGCGCCGCGTGGCGGGCGCGACGAAGCTCACGGCCTCGGTGTGCACCGGGGCCTTCCTGCTCGCGAAGGCCGGGGTGCTCGACGGCAAGGCCGCGACCACGCACTGGGAAGACGTGGACGACCTGCGGGCGATGTTCCCGGGCCTGGACGTGCGCACCGGCGTGCGCTGGGTCGACGAGGGCGCGGTGGTCAGCAGCGCCGGCATCTCCGCCGGCATCGACATGAGCCTGCACCTCGTCGAACGGCTCGCGGGCCGCGCGCTCGCCGAACGCACGGCCCGCCAGCTCGATTTCGACTGGACCGAAAACGGGTGA